Genomic segment of Streptomyces brevispora:
CGCTCTTCTCCGACCCGGGGCTGCACGCGGACGGTTCGCCCGGCACCAACTGCGCCGCCGACTGGGGCAGCAAGATCGGCGCCACCCAGCAGGCCGTCGTCGCCGGCCACGCGCCCGGCTGGACGGCGATCTGGTGGGCCGGCCGGAAGGCCTGGTTCGAGACCCCGGCCCGGACCCGCACCACCACCCCCACCGCCGGCTACGTCGTGAGGCCGAAGGCGGGCAGGGCCGAGGTGCCGGTGTACGGCGTTGCGTACCCGGAGAAGTCCGAGTACCCCGCAGGCTTCGCGGACCAGCGGGTGGGCACACCGCTCCAGTACACGATCAAGGCGGGCCAGTCCTACCCCGGCGGCGGCGAAGCCCCCACCGGCTTCTTCTACGCCCCGACGATCGATGCCTCGTACCCGCTGGACCACTCGTTCTTCCGGGGCAAGGAGAAGTACGTGACGGTCCAGATCGGCCACCGCATCGCCTTCGTGAAGGCCGCAGACGTGGACATCGTGCGCGCGCACTGAGGACGCGCCCGTCCGGCGGCGGGCGCACCGAAGCGCGCTGCGGGCCCGGTGTGTCGGCACCGGACCCGCAGCGCGCACCCCCGACGGAAGGTCAGCGAGTGCCGACCGCGGCTCGGACGGCCCGCCGCGCCATCGCGCAGTCGTCGTGCAGCCGGCGCAGCAGCAGACGCTGCTCCTCGCCCGACGAGAGCGCGCCCGGCCGGTCCTGACCGGCCCTGGGGGCCGTGGACTCCCGCATGGCCCGCTGCACTGCCGTCTCGTACGTACGGATCTCCCGGGTCAGCACGAGCATCAGGTTGACCAGGAACGCGTCCCGGGCCGCCGGACCCGCGACCTGGGCGAGCTGGCTGATCTGACGCCGGGCCACGGGTGCGTCGCCCAGCACCGCCCACAGCGTCGCCAGGTCGTATCCCGGCAGATACCAGCCGGCATGCTCCCAGTCGACCAGCACCGGGCCGGTGGGTGACAGCAGGATGTTGGAGAGCAGCGCGTCACCGTGGCAGAACTGCCCCATACCCTGGCGTCCGCCGGAGTGGGCCAGACCGTGCAGCAGCTTCTGCAGGTCACCCAGATCACGGTCGGTGAACAGCCCCAGCTCGTGGTAGCGGGCGATGCGCGCCGCGTAGTCCAGCGGGGCGTCGAACAGACCGGCCGGGGGCCGCCAGGCGTTGACCCGGCTGACCGCGCCGAGCACCGCCCGCAGATCGGCCCGCGGCGGCGCCTCCGACGGATGCCGGGTCAACGCCGCTACCCGGCCTGGCATCCGCTCGATGACCAGGGTGCAGTTCTCCGGGTCCGCCGCGATGAGCCGGGGTACCCGTACCGGCGGGCGGTGCCGGACGAAGGCCCGGTACGCCGCTATTTCGTGGCGGAACCGCTCCGACCACTCGGGGGAGTGGTCCAGTAAGCACTTGGCGACCGCGGTCGTGCGTCCGGTGGAACCGACGAGCAGCACCGAACGGCCGCTGCGCCGAAGCACCTGGACCGGGTTGAACTCCGGGCAGATCCGGTGCACCGAGGCGATCGCCATCCTCAGCTGCGCGCCCTGGGGACCGGACAGGTCGAGTCTCCCGCTGAGCGATTGGGCACCCGGCCCTGCCACGCGCCGGGCCCGCCCCATGCCGGGCGCCGGAGCAGCGGTGCGGGGGGCGAGATACGGCCCGCCGCCCCCCCCGAGGGGACGGAGCGGCCGGGGAGGGGCGGACACGGAGGACGATGCTGTGTACATGGGCGAGACAGATCCCTTCGTGCGCCGACAAGTTGCGTGCGCCGCCCCGGCCGGCGGCCGTTCGGCACCCTGGGGAGTACCTAGGGCTGCCGGGCGGGGTGGCGCTTTCCTACCTGACACCGTCGCGTGGGTGGCAGACCATGTGGCGGACCCTGGCGAACCCTGGCGAATAGTCACAGGGCATCTGACAGGGGGTTACTGTCAACACAGCCGAGAACCTGGGGGCTTGACGTGACCGGAGAACCCAACACCCGCCTGTCGGACCTGTTCGGCCTTGCCGGCTGGTCCAAGGGCGAACTCGCGAGAATGGTGAACAGGCAGGCGGCGGCCATGGGCCACCCCCAGCTCGCCACCGACACCTCGCGGGTGAGGCGCTGGATCGACATGGGGGAGTCCCCCCGTGACCCCGTGCCCCAAGTGCTGGCAGCCCTGTTCACCGAGCGGCTCGGTCGTGTCGTGACCATCGAGGACCTCGGGTTCGGCCGGCGCGGGCGTGTGGGGAAACGGCGAGAGACCGGGACGGAACACAATCCCGACCAACTCCCGTGGGCGCCCGAACGGACGGCAGCGGTCCTCACCGAATTCACGGGAATGGACCTCATGCTCAACCGACGCGGCTTGGTGAGCGCGAGCGCCGCGCTCGCCGCCGGCTCCACCATCGCCGGCCCCATGCACGACTGGCTGCACACCGACCCCGTACTGGCGGGCGACGCCCCACGCCTCGACGACCCCGTGCACGCGGACCCCGCCGGCTTCGACCGGTACGAGGCCGCGCCCATCGGCTCGGAGGAGATCGAGGCACTGGAGCGGTCCGTGGAGGTGTTCCGCGCCTGGGACGCCTCCCACGGCGGCGGCCTCCAACGCAAGGCCGTGGTGGGCCAGCTCAACGAGGTGGGCGGCATCCTCGCCTACCGGCACCCCGACCATCTGCAGCGCCGCCTCTGGGGCGTGGCTGCCAACCTCGCCGTACTCGCGGGGTGGATGTCCCACGACATCGGCCTCGAACCCACGGCCCAGAAGTACTTCGTCATCGCGGCGCACGCGGCGCGCGAGGGCGGCGACCGGCCGCGCGCGGGCGAGGCCCTGTCCAGGGCGGCCCGCCAGATGGTCCACCTGGGCCGTCCGGACGACGCGCTCGACCTCATGAAGCTCGCCAAGTCCGGCTCGGGCGACATGGTCCTGCCGCGCACCCAGGCGATGCTGCACACCATCGAGGCCTGGGCACAGGCCTCGATGGGAAGCGGCCAGGCCATGCGGCGCACCCTCGGCAGGGCCGAAGAGCTCTTCATCTCGGACAAGGGCGATGTTCCGCCGCCCAGTTGGATGCAGATGTTCGACGAGGCGGATCTGCACGGCATGCAGGCCCTGGCGTTCCGCACACTCGCCGAGTACGAGCCCTCCGCGGCCATCACGGCCCAGCGCCACGCGAAGCAGGCACTGGAACTGCGGGTCAACGGGCGCCAGCGGTCCAAGATCTTCGACTACATCTCGCTCGCCTCGGCATGCTTCATCGCCGACGACCCCGAGCAGGCCGACCGCTACGCCCGGCTCGCCCTGGTGACGATGGGGGAGACCTCCTCGCACCGCACCTGGGACCGGCTGCGCGAGATGTACCGGCTGACAGGCCAGTTCGCGGGTTACGCGAAGATCGAGGATCTGCGCCAGGAGATCGAACTGTCGATGCCGCAGAGCCCCCTCGTCAAACAGCGGACCAGGAGTTCCGAGATCTGACCCCTGGGCGCCACAGGGAAGAGGCGCCGTTCCTCAACACCCGTCCGGATGCCACGCCATGGACACCGCACCATGGACCGCCGGGCGTACTGCGTACCCGTGCCGCGTGTTCTCCGTGTGCCCGTGCCTCCGCGTGCGGTGTGTCTGTGCCCTACGCCCCGATCCGGGCGATCAGCACACATGCGTCGTCCAGTCGCTGGGTGCCGCCGAACTCCTCGGCGACGATCCGTACACAGTCCTGTGCCGTCCGGGCCTCGGCGAAGCGCGGCGCAAGTCCGAGCAGTGCTTCCGTGCCCGGACATAGACCGTCGCGCCCGTCGTAGGCCCGGGCCAGTCCGTCGGTGTGCAGCACCAGCACATCGCCGGGCAGCAGATGTGCCTCGTCCTGCTCGTAGGCGACCGCGGAGGCCGCACCGAGCAGGACTCCGTCGGGCTGGGCAAGCGGGCGCCCGGCTCCGTCGCGGAACAGCAGCGGAGCGGGGTGTCCGGCCTGCGCCCAGTCCAGGGTGCGGGTCGCGGGGTCGAAGCGGCAGCACACCGCGCTGCCCAGAGCGGGCTGGACAGATGTCTCCAGCAGCTGGTTCAGATGCCCCATCAGGGCCCCGGGATCGATGCCGGCCACCGACATACCGCGCAGCGCACCGAGGATCATCGCCATGGCCGACGTCGCCTGGATGCCGTGACCGGTCAGGTCGCCGACGGTGAGCAGCGTCCTGCCGTCCGGCAGTTGCATGGCGTCGTACCAGCCGCCGCCGATCATGGCGCTCGACTCGGAGGGCAGATAGTGGGCCGCGATGTCCAGCGCTCCGGGTCCCTGGTCGGGCAGGTGCAGCGAACCCCGCCACGGCGGGAGCACGGCCTCCCGCAACTCAACCGCGATCCGGCGTTCGGTCCGGTCGATGTGCTGCTGGCGGCGGAGCGAGTCATGGGTGCGGTGCACCACCTGCTGGCTGCGCCTCAGCTCGCTGACGTCACGCAGCACCGCCCACATGGAAGCGGTGCAGCCGTCCGCGTCGAGGACGGGCTCGCCCATCATGTGCAGCGTCCGTGACCGTCCGTCGGTGCGCTGGATCCGGAACTCCCCGTCTATCGGCTTGCCGTCGACCAGACAGTCCGTCACCAGTGCGGTGAGCGTGGGCTGGTCCTCCGGAAACAGCACCGAAGGGAGATCATCCAGGGAGAGCGGTCCGGCCTCCGGGGTCCGGCCGAAGATCTGGAGCAGTTCGTCGGACCAGCTGACCTCGTCCGTCAGCAGATTCCACTCGGCGCTGCCCACCCGGCCGATCAGCGAACCCGTCGGCACCTCGCCGACGGCCTCCGGAGCCGTTCCCGGCGACAGCTCGCCCACGAGCTGTTCCGCGGACTCCGGCGGCAGTCCCTCCTTGAGCTGTCCCAGGTGCGCGCCGAGATCGTCCAGGTGATGGACCGCCAGATCACAGAGCGCCCGCTGCCAGCGCATCTGCGGATCGTCCTCGTCGACCAGCACGGCGTCACGCCTTACCGCGTCCACATCCCCGCGCAGCCGACGCGTCCTGTTGATCAACGCGTCGACGGCATCGTACTCGGGCGGTTGTGGGACGGGGCGGTCCGCGGACAGATGGGACGGCATGACGTACTCCGATACAGGCGGTACAACCAGGTCTGAGGGTGGACCGAATACGACTGTCGCACAGCCGACTGGGGCCCGTAAGCGGTTTGGCAACACTCGACGCGTCCTTGCATCTGGCATATGCCGCAGGCCGAGTGCTGCCGCAATTTTTCGAACAGCCGTGCTTTTGGGGGGCGTTGACGCAAGTCGTCCGACGTCGGAGGCCTTCGGCGCGCCGGATCGCGCCGTTTCTGCGCGGTGCGAACAGTGCGGGCAGGGGCATATGCGGGCCGGAGGAGCGCGGGTGGAGAGGCTCCGGCCCGGGTGGTGCTGGACGTCGAGGTGGTGGGGCCTGCGGCGTCAGCAGACGGCGATGCGGCCGTACGAACCCACCTTCCATGTCCACTTGAGTGTCTCGCCGGGGGAGGTGGTCCAGCACTGCCTGTCGGGGCCGTTGTCGATGACCAGCTTGATGTGCATGTTCCGGCCGCAGTTGTTGGTCGTCCAGGCCGTCTTGTCCTGCTTGACGACCTCGCGCGCCACGCATGCGGGCGCGGTGCGCCCGGCGGCCACCGCCGGGTCGGCCGCCGTCATCGCGCAGGCGGTGATCATCGCGGTGGCCGCGATGACGGAGAGGCTGTTCTTCAGACGCATGGGTCACGTTCCTCGGGTGGTCGTCCGCTGTGCCGGGCACTGCGGTCAACGATCGTGACGGCCTCGCGTGACGGCATCGCCGAAGAGCGCAGGGCGCGCGTCGCCCCCCTTTCCCCGCCCGGCCCGGGCCGGGCGGGAATGCGGCCGGATGCCCCGGTGTTTGTACCGGCGTAACGAAAACGAATCCCGTTCTCATGAAGGGGCGGGAGTTCACGAGTCCGGAGGTGCCCATGGCCCGAAGTGAAGCCCGTCCCGTTGTCACGCTCCGTTCGACCGCCGGAACGGGCCAGAGCTACGTGACGCGCAAGAGCCGTCGCAACAATCCCGACCGGCTGGTCCTGCGCAAGTTCGACCCCGCAGTCGGGCAGCATGTCCTCTTCCGCGAGGAGCGCTGACCGCAGAGCGGTTCGCCGTTTGCGGATCGTGGGGCGGGCGGTTCGGCCGTTTCGCCCCGCACTCCGCTCTCGGTGACAAGGGGGGTGTGCGGGCGAAGTCCCGTATTCGCCCAGTCTCCCGTCATCGACGTGGGGACCTCGTCGGCGAGCCACCCCTCCTGCGCCGGAGGGCACCAAGCCCTGGATGCCGCACGCTGAATCGAGCGTTTCAACCGTTGCTTCGGCTACGGAGTGCCCGCCGGTAGCGAGCGACGCGCACCACCGTCCGGCCTGCGCGTCCGTGCCCTGGATCACAGTCCGGGGTGCGGGTTCCCGGGAACACGAGTCGGTGGTTTATCGTTCACCTACATGTGGTGACGTGCTGAACGTCCCCACCCAGAGCCGCCCCGGCTGGATTCCCCCGATCCGGCCGGGGCTTTCTTTTTGCCTATGCACGGCACCCCCAGAGCCCTGCCCGGCGCGCGATACGCCCACGCCTCTGCCCGGGACGCGCTACCCCGCAGCGAGGCACGGTGCCGGTTCACCGCCGCCGCTGTGCGGCCTCGACCAGCAGCGCCGCCGCCGCGAGCGCGGCCGCCGCCAGGGCCCCGGTGGCCGGCCAGTCGCGCACGGCCAGTGCGGTCACCGCCGCGCCCGCCACCACGGCGGCCAGCCGGCCGGCCACCCAGCCGTCACCGCGCCGCCACGACCCCACCGCCAGCCGGCCGACGAGGGATGTCAGCGTCCCGGTGAAGTAGTTCGTCGGCGTGGCACGGATCCGGCCCTGAATTCCCATCGCGAGCCCCAGCAGAGCCAACAGGCCCAGCCGGTCCGCGTCCGACGTGATCAGATCCAGCCCCCACAGCACCGCACCCGCGGCGAGCAGCACCACCTCGATGGTCAGCATGACCGGCAGCCGCCGCCACACCCGCTCGCCCGTCACCGCACCCCAGGCCACCCCGCAGCCGTACGAGACGAGCGCCGTGACCACGCGCAGCGCCACTCCCTCCTCGCCCGCCCCGGCGGCCGAGGCTCCCAGCAGGACCAGGTTCCCGGTCATCACCCCGGCGAAGACCTGGCCGACGCAGATGAAGACGAACGCGTCCGCCGCCCCGGAGGCCGCCGACAGGAGCAGCAGGGCCGCATGGCCGCGCGGATCGTCCACGGTGTCACGGCCGGCCGGGTCGGGGGATGAGCGGAGAGTCGGCATGCCGGCATCCTCGCTGGCATCCGGCCCGGCGAGGTGCCTTGCCCCCGGTGCGGCGCGCCGTGCCCGCCGTCCCCACAGGGGGCGTGCCCGCCGATCTCAGTCCAGGCCGCGTGCCCGCTTGAATCGCGCCAGTCCGTCGGCCAGTTCCACCACCGGAGCCGGATACTCGAACCGGGCGCGCTCCGCACCGCGCAGCTTCCACGGCTCGTGCACGGCGGGTCCGGCCAACGCCGCCAGCTCCGGGACCCACCGCCGGACATAGTCGCCGTCCGGGTCGTAGCGCTTGGCCTGGAGCACGGGGTTGAGCACCCGGTTGGGGCGGCTGTCCGTTCCCGTCCCGGCCATCCACTGCCAGTTGAGCTGATTGTTGGCGACGTCGCCGTCCACCAGCAGCTCCAGGAAGTGCCGTGCGCCGATACGCCAGTCCACGTACAGGGTCTTCGTCAGGAAGCCCGCCGTGAGCAGCCGGCCGCGGTTGTGCATCCAGCCCTCGTGGCGCAGCTGGCGCATGGCGGCGTCGACCACGGGATAGCCGGTGCGCCCCTGCCGCCAGGCCTCGATCTCGTCGGCGGCATCCGCCTCGGACCGCCAGTGATCGTGCCGGGTGCGGTAGTCCAGCCGGGCCGCTGCGGGCCTGGCCGCGAGGACCTGGTGATGGAACTCGCGCCAGCACAGCTGTCGGACGAACGCGTCGGCTCCGGCACCGCCTGCGGCGCGTGCCCGCTGGATCAGTTCGACGGCGGACAGAGTGCCGAAGTGC
This window contains:
- a CDS encoding aminoglycoside phosphotransferase family protein; its protein translation is MYTASSSVSAPPRPLRPLGGGGGPYLAPRTAAPAPGMGRARRVAGPGAQSLSGRLDLSGPQGAQLRMAIASVHRICPEFNPVQVLRRSGRSVLLVGSTGRTTAVAKCLLDHSPEWSERFRHEIAAYRAFVRHRPPVRVPRLIAADPENCTLVIERMPGRVAALTRHPSEAPPRADLRAVLGAVSRVNAWRPPAGLFDAPLDYAARIARYHELGLFTDRDLGDLQKLLHGLAHSGGRQGMGQFCHGDALLSNILLSPTGPVLVDWEHAGWYLPGYDLATLWAVLGDAPVARRQISQLAQVAGPAARDAFLVNLMLVLTREIRTYETAVQRAMRESTAPRAGQDRPGALSSGEEQRLLLRRLHDDCAMARRAVRAAVGTR
- a CDS encoding PP2C family protein-serine/threonine phosphatase, with the translated sequence MPSHLSADRPVPQPPEYDAVDALINRTRRLRGDVDAVRRDAVLVDEDDPQMRWQRALCDLAVHHLDDLGAHLGQLKEGLPPESAEQLVGELSPGTAPEAVGEVPTGSLIGRVGSAEWNLLTDEVSWSDELLQIFGRTPEAGPLSLDDLPSVLFPEDQPTLTALVTDCLVDGKPIDGEFRIQRTDGRSRTLHMMGEPVLDADGCTASMWAVLRDVSELRRSQQVVHRTHDSLRRQQHIDRTERRIAVELREAVLPPWRGSLHLPDQGPGALDIAAHYLPSESSAMIGGGWYDAMQLPDGRTLLTVGDLTGHGIQATSAMAMILGALRGMSVAGIDPGALMGHLNQLLETSVQPALGSAVCCRFDPATRTLDWAQAGHPAPLLFRDGAGRPLAQPDGVLLGAASAVAYEQDEAHLLPGDVLVLHTDGLARAYDGRDGLCPGTEALLGLAPRFAEARTAQDCVRIVAEEFGGTQRLDDACVLIARIGA
- the rpmG gene encoding 50S ribosomal protein L33 translates to MARSEARPVVTLRSTAGTGQSYVTRKSRRNNPDRLVLRKFDPAVGQHVLFREER
- a CDS encoding YoaK family protein; translation: MPTLRSSPDPAGRDTVDDPRGHAALLLLSAASGAADAFVFICVGQVFAGVMTGNLVLLGASAAGAGEEGVALRVVTALVSYGCGVAWGAVTGERVWRRLPVMLTIEVVLLAAGAVLWGLDLITSDADRLGLLALLGLAMGIQGRIRATPTNYFTGTLTSLVGRLAVGSWRRGDGWVAGRLAAVVAGAAVTALAVRDWPATGALAAAALAAAALLVEAAQRRR